The following proteins are encoded in a genomic region of Hymenobacter siberiensis:
- the rpoB gene encoding DNA-directed RNA polymerase subunit beta has product MNFAKIKKVIEYPDFLDVQVRSFQEFFQLETAAERRSNEGLFKVFAENFPISDSRENFVLTFIDYHVDPPKYSVDECIDRGLTYSVPLKAKLRLVCNDKDNEDFETIEQEVFLGNIPYMTVKGSFVINGAERVIVSQLHRSPGVFFAQSKHTNGTKLYSARIIPFKGSWIEFATDVNNVMYAYIDRKKKFPVTTLLRAIGYGTDKDILDLFGLSEEVKSDKKNLKKAVGRKLAARVLRTWTEDFVDEDTGEVVSIDRNEVLLERDATIEEADIDVILEAGAKSVILHRENVNIADFAIIYNTLQKDNSNSEKEAVEQIYRQLRNTEAPDEETARDIIQKLFFSDKRYDLGEVGRYRINKKLQIGMDQESRVLTNQDIVLIVKYLIGLSNSKAIVDDIDHLSNRRVRTVGEQLYAQFGVGLARMARTIKERMNVRDNEDFKPVDLINARTLSSVINSFFGTNQLSQFMDQTNPLAEVTHKRRVSALGPGGLSRERAGFEVRDVHYTHYGRLCTIETPEGPNIGLISSLCVHARVNAMGFIETPYRDVKGGKVDMSPNVKFLTAEEEDTHHIAQANSLLDEGGNLTQELVKGRFEGDFPVVNPSEYSYMDVAPNQIVSVAASLIPFLEHDDANRALMGSNMQRQAVPLLRPEAPIVGTGLEARIASDSRTLIMSEGEGVIDYVDANKIVVKYDLTEDDIMVSFDAERITYDLIKFRRTNQDTCLNLTPLVKRGERVTKGQALCEGYGTNKGELALGRNMQVAFMPWQGYNFEDAIVISERVVRDDIFTSIHIEEFELEVRETKRGEEELTSEIPNVSEEAVRNLDDNGIIRLGAEVKEGDILIGKITPKGETDPTPEEKLLRAIFGDKAGDVKDASLKAPPSLQGVVIGTKLFSRPKKDKNLRAKSKKEVEDLKGTYAQELRGVKAIMIDKLVQLLEGKTSQGIKHRFGEEMISKGVKFNRKNINEGMFPEKNPYKDESNYAVPEEVNLFKDLILEGWTADARVNGLVLELVRNYAKRRNTITAKFKRQRFTLEVGDELPAGIVQLAKVYIAKKRKLKVGDKMAGRHGNKGVVARIVRDEDMPFLPDGTPMDIVLNPLGVPSRMNIGQIYETVLGWAGLKMGRTYATPIFDGATEDEVAHELTEAGLPDWGRAYLYDGLSGDRFDQPVTVGVIYMLKLGHLVDDKMHARSIGPYSLITQQPLGGKAQFGGQRFGEMEVWALEAFGASNVLQEILTIKSDDVVGRAKAYEAIVKGDILPKPNIPESFNVLLHELRGLALEITME; this is encoded by the coding sequence ATCAATTTCGCCAAGATTAAGAAGGTTATCGAGTACCCGGACTTTTTGGACGTGCAGGTTCGCTCGTTCCAGGAATTCTTTCAGTTGGAAACTGCTGCTGAGCGTCGTTCTAACGAAGGATTGTTCAAAGTGTTTGCTGAGAACTTCCCAATTTCGGATTCGCGCGAAAACTTCGTACTGACCTTTATCGACTATCACGTTGACCCACCGAAATATTCGGTCGACGAATGCATTGACCGTGGTTTGACTTATTCAGTTCCGCTGAAAGCAAAGCTCCGTCTGGTTTGCAATGATAAGGACAACGAGGACTTCGAAACGATTGAGCAGGAGGTGTTCCTCGGGAACATCCCTTATATGACCGTAAAGGGTTCGTTCGTTATCAACGGTGCCGAGCGCGTTATCGTATCGCAGCTGCACCGCTCGCCGGGCGTATTCTTCGCCCAGAGCAAGCACACGAACGGTACCAAGCTGTATTCGGCCCGGATTATCCCGTTCAAAGGCTCGTGGATTGAATTTGCCACGGACGTGAACAACGTGATGTACGCGTATATCGACCGCAAGAAGAAATTCCCGGTGACGACGCTGCTGCGCGCCATCGGCTATGGCACCGACAAAGACATTCTCGACCTGTTCGGGCTGTCGGAGGAAGTGAAGTCCGACAAGAAAAATCTCAAGAAAGCCGTTGGTCGCAAGCTGGCTGCCCGGGTGCTCCGCACCTGGACGGAAGACTTCGTGGACGAAGACACCGGCGAAGTTGTATCGATTGACCGCAACGAAGTGTTGCTGGAGCGCGATGCCACGATTGAGGAAGCGGATATCGACGTGATTCTGGAGGCCGGCGCGAAGTCGGTTATTCTGCACCGCGAGAACGTGAACATTGCGGATTTCGCAATCATTTACAACACGTTGCAGAAGGACAACTCCAACTCGGAGAAGGAAGCTGTTGAGCAGATTTACCGTCAGCTCCGGAATACGGAGGCTCCTGACGAAGAAACTGCCCGTGATATCATCCAGAAGCTGTTTTTCTCGGACAAGCGCTACGACCTCGGAGAGGTAGGCCGCTACCGGATTAATAAGAAGCTCCAGATTGGCATGGACCAGGAGTCACGGGTGCTGACCAATCAGGACATTGTCTTGATTGTGAAATATCTGATTGGCTTGAGTAACTCGAAGGCCATTGTCGATGACATTGACCACTTGAGCAACCGTCGCGTGCGTACCGTGGGCGAGCAGCTCTACGCTCAGTTCGGCGTGGGTCTGGCCCGCATGGCACGTACCATTAAGGAGCGCATGAACGTGCGCGACAACGAGGACTTCAAGCCGGTTGACCTGATTAATGCCCGGACGCTGTCCAGCGTTATCAACTCGTTCTTCGGTACGAACCAGCTGTCGCAGTTCATGGACCAGACGAACCCGCTGGCCGAGGTGACGCACAAGCGTCGCGTATCGGCACTCGGGCCGGGAGGTCTGTCGCGCGAGCGCGCTGGCTTCGAAGTACGTGACGTACACTACACGCACTACGGTCGTCTTTGCACCATCGAAACGCCGGAAGGACCTAACATTGGTCTGATTTCGTCGCTGTGCGTGCACGCCCGCGTGAACGCAATGGGCTTTATCGAAACCCCTTACCGCGACGTGAAAGGCGGCAAGGTGGACATGAGCCCTAATGTGAAATTCCTGACTGCTGAGGAAGAGGATACCCACCACATCGCACAGGCCAACTCCCTGCTGGATGAGGGCGGTAACCTGACCCAGGAGCTGGTGAAAGGCCGTTTTGAAGGTGACTTCCCGGTAGTTAATCCCTCGGAGTACTCCTACATGGACGTGGCCCCGAACCAGATTGTATCGGTAGCTGCTTCGCTGATTCCGTTCCTGGAGCACGATGACGCCAACCGTGCGCTCATGGGCTCGAACATGCAGCGCCAGGCGGTGCCGTTGCTCCGCCCCGAAGCTCCGATTGTGGGCACGGGTCTGGAAGCACGTATCGCAAGCGACTCGCGTACGCTGATTATGTCGGAAGGCGAGGGCGTGATTGACTACGTGGACGCCAACAAAATCGTGGTGAAGTACGACCTCACGGAGGACGACATCATGGTGAGCTTCGATGCTGAGCGTATTACTTACGACCTCATCAAGTTCCGTCGCACCAACCAGGATACCTGCCTCAACCTGACGCCACTCGTGAAGCGCGGCGAGCGGGTGACCAAGGGCCAGGCCCTCTGCGAAGGCTACGGTACCAACAAGGGCGAACTCGCCCTGGGCCGTAATATGCAGGTGGCATTTATGCCATGGCAGGGCTACAACTTCGAGGATGCCATCGTCATCTCGGAGCGTGTGGTTCGCGACGACATCTTCACCTCGATTCACATTGAGGAGTTTGAGCTGGAAGTGCGCGAGACCAAGCGTGGCGAAGAAGAGCTGACCTCGGAGATTCCGAACGTGAGCGAAGAAGCTGTGCGTAACCTCGACGATAACGGCATCATCCGCCTCGGCGCGGAGGTGAAGGAAGGCGACATCCTGATTGGTAAAATCACGCCGAAAGGCGAGACAGACCCCACGCCGGAAGAGAAGCTGCTCCGCGCCATCTTCGGCGATAAGGCCGGCGATGTGAAGGATGCTTCGCTCAAAGCGCCGCCCTCCCTGCAGGGTGTGGTTATCGGTACCAAACTCTTTTCGCGTCCTAAGAAAGACAAAAACCTCCGGGCCAAGTCGAAGAAGGAAGTGGAAGACCTGAAAGGTACTTACGCGCAGGAACTGCGTGGCGTGAAAGCCATCATGATTGATAAGCTGGTGCAATTGCTGGAAGGCAAGACGAGCCAGGGCATCAAGCACCGCTTCGGCGAGGAGATGATTTCCAAGGGCGTGAAGTTCAACCGCAAGAACATCAACGAGGGGATGTTCCCCGAGAAGAACCCGTACAAGGACGAAAGCAACTACGCCGTTCCGGAAGAAGTGAACCTGTTTAAGGACCTGATTCTGGAAGGCTGGACGGCTGATGCCCGCGTAAACGGCCTCGTGCTGGAGCTGGTGCGTAACTACGCCAAGCGCCGCAACACCATTACCGCGAAGTTCAAGCGTCAGCGCTTTACCCTGGAAGTGGGCGATGAGCTGCCCGCTGGCATCGTGCAGTTGGCTAAGGTTTACATCGCCAAGAAGCGCAAGCTGAAGGTGGGTGACAAGATGGCCGGCCGCCACGGTAACAAGGGTGTGGTAGCCCGCATCGTGCGCGATGAGGACATGCCCTTCCTGCCCGACGGTACGCCGATGGACATCGTGCTTAACCCGCTTGGTGTACCAAGCCGGATGAACATCGGTCAGATTTACGAGACCGTACTGGGCTGGGCTGGTCTGAAAATGGGTCGCACCTATGCTACCCCGATTTTCGACGGCGCAACCGAGGATGAAGTTGCACACGAGCTGACCGAAGCCGGCCTGCCGGACTGGGGTCGTGCGTACCTGTACGACGGCTTGAGCGGCGACCGTTTCGACCAGCCGGTAACCGTGGGCGTGATTTACATGCTCAAACTCGGTCACCTGGTTGACGACAAGATGCACGCTCGTTCCATCGGGCCGTACTCGCTCATCACGCAGCAGCCGCTGGGTGGTAAGGCGCAGTTCGGTGGCCAGCGCTTCGGCGAAATGGAAGTGTGGGCACTGGAGGCCTTCGGTGCTTCCAACGTGCTGCAGGAAATCCTCACCATTAAATCGGACGACGTGGTGGGCCGCGCCAAAGCGTATGAAGCCATTGTAAAAGGCGACATTCTGCCCAAGCCGAATATCCCCGAGTCGTTCAACGTGCTGCTCCACGAATTGCGTGGTCTGGCACTGGAAATCACGATGGAATAG
- the rplL gene encoding 50S ribosomal protein L7/L12 codes for MADLKAFAEQLVNLTVKEVNELATILKDEYGIEPAAAAPVMMAGGGAAAADEAPEEKTSFDVILKAAGGAKLAVVKLVKDLTGLGLKEAKELVDGAPKAVKEGVTKDEAESLKKQLEEAGAEVEVK; via the coding sequence ATGGCAGATTTGAAAGCATTCGCTGAGCAGCTTGTAAACCTGACGGTGAAAGAAGTAAACGAATTGGCAACCATCCTGAAGGACGAGTACGGCATCGAGCCCGCTGCTGCTGCTCCCGTAATGATGGCCGGTGGTGGCGCTGCTGCCGCTGACGAGGCTCCCGAGGAGAAGACGTCGTTCGACGTTATCCTGAAGGCTGCCGGCGGCGCTAAACTCGCTGTTGTGAAGCTGGTGAAAGACCTGACCGGCCTTGGCCTGAAGGAAGCCAAAGAGCTGGTTGACGGTGCTCCTAAGGCCGTGAAAGAAGGCGTAACCAAGGACGAGGCTGAGTCGCTGAAGAAGCAGCTCGAGGAAGCCGGTGCTGAAGTAGAAGTTAAGTAG
- the rplJ gene encoding 50S ribosomal protein L10, with translation MTREEKQTLVDELSGKMQSHNSFYIVDASVMSVAKINDFRRMAFTRGLEYKVYKNTFIRKALDTLGHDTSEMNSALKGQSGVLFSTESGSAPAKMLRDFYKSQAYGRNVTPKPVLKGAYVDASIYIGSDQLEGLTTLKGKQELLGELIGLLQSPAKNVISALQSGGNKLAGILKTLSEKEAA, from the coding sequence ATGACTCGGGAAGAAAAACAAACCCTCGTGGATGAGTTGAGCGGAAAAATGCAATCGCACAACTCGTTCTACATTGTCGATGCTTCGGTAATGTCGGTGGCGAAAATCAACGACTTCCGTCGTATGGCGTTCACCCGCGGTCTGGAATACAAGGTGTACAAAAACACCTTTATCCGGAAAGCGCTGGATACCCTCGGCCACGATACGTCGGAGATGAACTCCGCACTGAAAGGCCAGTCGGGCGTACTATTCTCTACGGAGAGCGGCTCGGCTCCTGCCAAGATGCTGCGTGACTTCTACAAATCGCAGGCTTACGGCCGCAACGTAACGCCCAAGCCCGTGCTGAAAGGCGCTTATGTGGATGCTAGCATCTACATCGGCTCCGACCAGCTCGAAGGTCTTACGACCCTCAAAGGCAAGCAGGAACTGCTCGGTGAACTCATCGGTCTGCTCCAGTCGCCCGCTAAAAATGTTATCTCGGCTCTTCAGAGCGGTGGCAACAAACTGGCCGGCATCCTCAAAACCCTCAGCGAAAAAGAGGCCGCTTAA
- the rplA gene encoding 50S ribosomal protein L1 gives MAQVSKKRKEALAKHDLTQMRSLVEAAIVVKDITYTKFDASVDIDVRLGVDPRKADQMVRGVATLPHGTGKTVRVLALVTPDKEAEALAAGADFVGLDDYIAKIEKGWTDIDVIITMPAVMAKVGRLGRVLGPRGLMPNPKSGTVTTDVAKAVQEVKAGKIDFKVDKTGIIHCSVGKVSFDPSMLAENALEVIQTLGRLKPSSSKGTYIKSITLSSTMSPAVPVDSQVNSAS, from the coding sequence ATGGCACAAGTAAGCAAAAAGCGCAAGGAAGCCCTTGCCAAACACGACCTGACGCAAATGCGCAGCCTCGTGGAAGCCGCAATCGTGGTGAAGGATATTACCTACACCAAGTTCGATGCTTCAGTAGATATTGACGTTCGCCTCGGTGTGGACCCTCGCAAAGCGGACCAGATGGTTCGTGGCGTGGCTACCCTGCCCCACGGCACCGGCAAAACCGTTCGCGTTCTGGCCTTGGTTACTCCCGACAAGGAGGCCGAAGCCCTCGCCGCCGGCGCCGACTTCGTTGGTCTGGACGACTATATCGCTAAAATCGAGAAAGGCTGGACCGACATCGACGTAATCATCACCATGCCCGCCGTAATGGCTAAGGTAGGTCGCCTGGGCCGTGTGCTCGGCCCCCGTGGTCTGATGCCGAACCCGAAGTCGGGCACCGTTACGACCGACGTCGCTAAGGCGGTGCAGGAAGTGAAGGCTGGTAAAATCGACTTCAAAGTTGACAAAACCGGTATCATTCACTGCTCCGTGGGTAAAGTATCGTTCGACCCAAGCATGCTGGCCGAAAACGCCCTGGAGGTAATCCAGACGTTGGGTCGCCTGAAGCCGTCGTCTTCGAAAGGTACCTACATCAAGAGCATCACGCTCAGCAGCACGATGTCGCCCGCTGTTCCGGTGGACAGCCAAGTAAATTCCGCTAGCTAA
- the rplK gene encoding 50S ribosomal protein L11, producing the protein MAKEIRGYLRLQIKGGSANPSPPVGPALGSKGLNIMEFCKQFNARTQDKAGQICPVLITMYTDKSFDFVVKTAPAPVLLMEAAKIQSGSKEPNRNKVGSVTWDQVRTIAETKMVDLNAFKVESAMKSVAGTARSMGITISGTSPFAE; encoded by the coding sequence ATGGCCAAAGAAATCAGAGGTTATCTGCGTCTGCAGATAAAGGGAGGCTCAGCGAACCCATCGCCGCCGGTAGGACCTGCACTTGGTAGCAAAGGCTTGAATATCATGGAGTTTTGCAAGCAGTTCAATGCTCGCACCCAAGATAAAGCCGGCCAGATTTGTCCTGTACTTATCACCATGTACACCGATAAGTCGTTCGACTTCGTGGTGAAGACGGCACCGGCTCCGGTGTTGCTCATGGAAGCAGCTAAGATTCAGAGCGGTTCGAAAGAGCCGAACCGGAACAAGGTTGGCTCCGTGACGTGGGACCAAGTACGTACTATTGCCGAAACGAAAATGGTTGACTTGAACGCCTTTAAGGTGGAGTCGGCGATGAAGTCGGTGGCTGGTACGGCCCGCAGCATGGGTATCACCATCAGTGGCACTTCTCCTTTTGCTGAATAA
- the nusG gene encoding transcription termination/antitermination protein NusG, protein MGELKWYVVRSVSGQEKKAKNYLETELGRHSLTELVPQVLIPVEKVFEMRNGKKRVRERNLYPGYIIIHADLSHGEVDHIITSTPGVIGFLGDKDKKDASNNKPVPLHITEVNRILGIVDEAEQQVDAALDKPYVVGELVKVVDGPFNGFSGNVDEVFEERKKLNVVVKIFGRSQPVELSYTQVEKEI, encoded by the coding sequence ATGGGCGAATTGAAATGGTACGTGGTCCGCTCTGTGAGCGGCCAGGAAAAGAAAGCCAAAAACTACCTCGAAACAGAGCTCGGCCGGCATAGCCTGACCGAGCTTGTGCCGCAGGTACTGATTCCGGTAGAGAAGGTGTTTGAGATGCGCAACGGCAAGAAGCGCGTCCGCGAGCGGAACCTCTACCCCGGCTACATCATCATCCACGCTGACCTCAGCCACGGTGAAGTTGACCACATCATCACCAGCACGCCCGGCGTGATTGGTTTCCTTGGCGACAAGGACAAGAAGGACGCTTCGAACAACAAGCCCGTCCCGCTGCACATCACCGAAGTGAACCGTATTCTCGGTATCGTGGATGAAGCCGAACAGCAGGTTGATGCCGCCCTCGACAAGCCTTACGTAGTGGGCGAACTCGTGAAAGTGGTAGATGGCCCCTTCAATGGCTTCTCCGGTAATGTGGATGAAGTATTTGAAGAGCGTAAGAAGCTGAACGTAGTTGTGAAAATCTTCGGCCGCTCGCAGCCAGTAGAGCTCAGCTATACTCAGGTAGAAAAAGAAATATAG
- the secE gene encoding preprotein translocase subunit SecE, translating into MDKLSNYFRTTIEEMRYNVTWPTTTELQKSAGLVLIGSLVFAIVVGVMDISFESVLKAFYNSFR; encoded by the coding sequence ATGGACAAACTGAGCAATTATTTTCGCACCACCATCGAGGAGATGCGTTACAATGTAACGTGGCCCACGACGACGGAACTGCAGAAAAGCGCCGGCCTCGTGCTGATTGGTTCGCTGGTTTTTGCCATTGTGGTAGGCGTCATGGATATCAGCTTTGAGTCGGTACTTAAAGCGTTTTATAACTCGTTTCGCTAA
- the tuf gene encoding elongation factor Tu encodes MAKENFDRSKPHVNIGTIGHVDHGKTTLTAAITQVLAGKGLAEKRDFGSIDNAPEEKERGITINTSHVEYSTVLRHYAHVDCPGHADYVKNMVTGAAQMDGAILVVAATDGPMPQTREHILLARQVGVPQLVVFMNKVDMVDDPELLELVEMEIRELLSFYDFDGDNIPVIQGSALGGLNGDANWVPKIEELMDAVDSFIPIPARLTDLPFLMPVEDVFSITGRGTVATGRIERGIINSGEQVDILGMGAVAGLKSTVTGVEMFRKILDRGEAGDNVGLLLRGIEKEAIRRGMVICKPGSVTPHQKFKAEVYVLSKEEGGRHTPFFNNYRPQFYLRTTDVTGIITLPEGVEMVMPGDNITITVELINKVAMEKGLRFAIREGGRTVGAGQVTEVLD; translated from the coding sequence ATGGCTAAAGAAAATTTCGACCGGTCCAAGCCGCACGTAAACATCGGTACCATCGGTCACGTCGACCACGGCAAGACCACTCTGACTGCTGCTATCACGCAGGTGCTGGCCGGCAAAGGCTTGGCCGAGAAGCGTGATTTCGGTTCGATTGACAACGCCCCCGAAGAGAAAGAGCGTGGTATCACCATCAACACCTCGCACGTAGAGTACTCGACGGTTCTCCGTCACTACGCTCACGTTGACTGCCCCGGTCACGCCGACTATGTGAAGAACATGGTAACCGGTGCTGCCCAGATGGACGGTGCTATCCTCGTGGTAGCTGCCACCGACGGCCCAATGCCCCAGACCCGTGAGCACATCCTGCTCGCCCGTCAGGTAGGTGTTCCCCAGCTGGTGGTGTTCATGAACAAAGTAGACATGGTGGATGACCCCGAGCTCCTCGAGCTGGTGGAAATGGAAATCCGTGAGTTGCTCTCGTTCTACGACTTCGACGGCGACAACATTCCGGTTATCCAGGGTTCGGCCCTCGGCGGCCTGAACGGCGATGCCAACTGGGTTCCCAAAATCGAAGAGCTGATGGACGCGGTTGACTCGTTCATTCCGATTCCTGCTCGTCTGACTGACCTGCCCTTTCTGATGCCTGTTGAGGACGTATTCTCGATTACCGGCCGTGGCACTGTTGCCACCGGTCGTATCGAGCGCGGTATCATCAACTCGGGTGAGCAAGTTGACATTCTGGGTATGGGCGCTGTTGCCGGCCTGAAGTCGACTGTTACGGGTGTGGAAATGTTCCGCAAAATCCTCGACCGTGGCGAAGCTGGTGACAACGTAGGTCTGCTGCTCCGTGGTATTGAAAAAGAAGCCATCCGTCGCGGCATGGTTATCTGCAAGCCCGGTTCGGTAACTCCTCACCAGAAGTTCAAGGCTGAAGTTTACGTTCTCTCGAAAGAGGAAGGTGGCCGTCACACGCCGTTCTTCAATAACTACCGTCCGCAGTTCTACCTGCGTACCACCGATGTTACCGGCATCATCACCCTCCCCGAGGGCGTTGAAATGGTAATGCCCGGCGACAACATCACCATCACCGTTGAGCTCATCAACAAGGTGGCGATGGAGAAAGGCCTCCGTTTCGCTATCCGTGAGGGTGGCCGCACGGTAGGTGCCGGTCAGGTAACCGAAGTTCTCGACTAA
- a CDS encoding M1 family aminopeptidase, whose product MAVAQRGTSGSGKLPIKAPIHKKIAPEPPPATTSAGLVVPSWLPSEASIQPAATILTDVVDTKLDVRFDYKKQYLLGTAILTLRSHFYPQGEVVLDAKGFDVQKVELVGEKKNKSLTYNYNRRKLVIALDHPYPRNTPYQVRIVYLAKPNELPQGGSAAITNDKGLYFINPLGLEKNKPRQIWTQGETESSSCWFPTIDKPNQRMTQEISMTVEKQFKTLSNGLLTASHANPDGTRTDTWKLSAPHAPYLATMVVGDFAVVSDSWHGKPVDYYVEPKYAGTARAVFGHTPEMLDFFSKKLGVEYPWEKYAQVAVRDYVSGAMENTTASTFGSFVQASRRELLDANFQTNEFVIAHELFHQWFGDYVTCESWANLPLNESFADYSEYLWAEHKYGADEAGLVQEIKINNYLEEAQSKREPLIRYRYNNREDMLDRHSYDKGGRVLHMLRKYVGDEAFFASLNRYLTQNKLSAAEISKLRTAFEETTGEDLMWFFNQWFLRRGHPELRITHSYANGQVALRVQQTQDTLFQPVYRLPVTVAVWTGSNQPTEHHITVTKADQTFQLPAGQKPVFVKFDSESQLLAQFDEERTTDELVFQFYHAQSYQQKSEVLELLQNKTDQMAVSSLLRNALNDKFWNVRRLALDHLRRYRGPEPAGMRKDIQRLAADPASRVRAQAITTLATFPDGNYGAIYEKAVGDSSALVAAAALVVLAKSPEPTTQQQVASIENTTSSPLLVAIASYYALNGGLDQYPWFLRRLPDVTEADLYAYFQSFGTFMAHIPPVERDKGVKILEDYARNSPRYEIRLGAYKSLALLLPSMPSLKATLQNIREKETDDRLKAFYNLM is encoded by the coding sequence ATGGCGGTTGCCCAAAGGGGCACGTCTGGCTCGGGCAAGTTGCCCATTAAAGCCCCCATTCACAAAAAAATCGCGCCCGAACCGCCGCCCGCTACCACGTCGGCCGGTCTTGTCGTACCGTCCTGGCTGCCTTCAGAAGCATCCATCCAGCCCGCCGCCACCATCCTCACCGATGTCGTGGACACGAAGCTTGATGTTCGTTTCGATTACAAAAAGCAATACTTGCTGGGCACGGCCATTCTCACGTTGCGCTCGCATTTCTATCCGCAGGGAGAAGTGGTGCTCGATGCCAAGGGTTTCGATGTGCAGAAAGTAGAGTTAGTTGGTGAAAAGAAGAATAAAAGCCTCACCTATAACTACAACCGTCGCAAGCTCGTCATCGCGCTCGACCACCCGTACCCGCGCAACACGCCCTATCAGGTGCGCATCGTGTACCTGGCAAAGCCCAACGAGCTGCCGCAGGGCGGTTCCGCCGCCATCACCAACGACAAGGGCCTGTACTTCATCAACCCGCTGGGCCTGGAGAAGAATAAGCCCCGCCAAATCTGGACCCAGGGCGAGACGGAGTCCAGTTCCTGCTGGTTTCCCACCATCGATAAGCCCAACCAGCGGATGACCCAGGAAATTAGCATGACCGTGGAAAAGCAGTTCAAAACGCTTTCCAACGGCCTGCTCACGGCCTCTCACGCCAACCCCGACGGCACCCGCACCGATACCTGGAAGCTGAGCGCGCCCCACGCGCCCTACCTGGCCACAATGGTGGTGGGCGACTTTGCCGTCGTAAGCGACTCCTGGCACGGCAAGCCCGTCGACTATTACGTGGAGCCCAAATACGCCGGCACCGCCCGCGCCGTCTTCGGCCACACGCCCGAGATGCTGGACTTTTTCTCCAAAAAGCTGGGTGTGGAGTACCCATGGGAAAAATACGCCCAGGTGGCCGTGCGCGACTACGTAAGTGGGGCCATGGAGAATACCACAGCTTCCACCTTCGGCAGCTTCGTACAGGCCTCCAGGCGCGAATTGCTCGATGCCAATTTCCAGACCAACGAGTTTGTGATAGCCCACGAGCTGTTCCACCAGTGGTTCGGCGATTATGTGACCTGCGAAAGCTGGGCCAACCTCCCCCTCAACGAGTCCTTCGCCGACTATTCCGAATACCTCTGGGCCGAGCACAAGTATGGGGCTGACGAAGCCGGCCTCGTGCAGGAAATCAAAATCAATAACTACCTCGAAGAGGCCCAGAGCAAGCGCGAGCCCCTCATCCGCTACCGCTACAACAACCGCGAAGACATGCTTGACCGGCATTCTTACGATAAAGGCGGCCGCGTGCTCCACATGCTGCGCAAATACGTGGGCGACGAGGCATTCTTCGCTTCCCTTAACCGCTACCTGACCCAGAACAAACTCTCAGCCGCCGAAATCTCCAAGCTGCGCACCGCTTTCGAAGAAACTACCGGCGAGGACCTGATGTGGTTCTTCAACCAGTGGTTCCTCAGACGCGGCCACCCCGAGCTCCGCATCACCCACAGCTACGCCAACGGCCAGGTAGCCCTGCGCGTGCAGCAAACGCAGGATACCCTGTTCCAGCCCGTCTACCGCCTGCCCGTCACCGTCGCCGTCTGGACCGGTAGCAACCAGCCCACCGAACACCACATCACCGTCACCAAAGCCGACCAGACCTTCCAGCTACCTGCCGGTCAGAAGCCGGTTTTCGTTAAGTTCGATAGCGAAAGCCAGCTTCTGGCCCAGTTCGACGAAGAACGTACCACCGATGAGTTGGTCTTTCAGTTCTACCACGCCCAGAGCTACCAGCAGAAGTCGGAAGTGTTAGAGCTGCTCCAGAATAAAACCGACCAGATGGCCGTGAGCAGCCTGCTACGCAACGCCCTCAACGATAAATTCTGGAACGTGCGCCGCCTCGCTCTCGACCACCTCCGCCGCTACCGCGGCCCCGAGCCCGCCGGGATGCGCAAAGACATCCAACGCCTCGCCGCCGACCCCGCTTCCCGCGTCCGGGCCCAGGCCATCACCACCCTGGCCACCTTCCCCGATGGTAATTATGGCGCTATTTATGAGAAAGCCGTCGGCGACAGCTCTGCCCTGGTAGCCGCCGCCGCGCTCGTGGTCCTCGCCAAAAGTCCCGAGCCTACCACGCAACAGCAGGTCGCCTCCATCGAAAACACCACGAGCAGCCCGCTCCTTGTCGCTATCGCCAGCTACTACGCCCTCAACGGCGGCCTCGATCAATACCCCTGGTTTCTGCGCCGCCTGCCCGATGTCACCGAAGCCGACCTCTACGCCTACTTCCAGTCTTTCGGCACTTTCATGGCCCACATTCCGCCCGTAGAGCGCGATAAAGGCGTCAAGATTCTCGAAGACTATGCCCGAAATTCCCCACGCTACGAAATCCGTTTAGGTGCCTACAAGAGCCTCGCGCTCCTGCTTCCATCCATGCCCAGCCTCAAAGCCACCCTCCAAAACATCCGCGAGAAGGAAACTGACGACCGACTGAAGGCATTTTATAACCTTATGTAA